The genome window tttgcttatataaagcctcttttgtgcaaactttaaaatcttcctgtccataaccattgggcctagggctaccaaatttggtatgtagtgacatcttatagttctctaccaagtttgtacaaattatgctcctggggccaaatttatcccttaaaggctcccattaaaaagttgttaaagaaaatttgattcatcaaaaaacaaaaagtaaggagaatccaacttaaaaaagatgtatctaataaaaaagtatattctaccaatgccatgaacaatccccttgtttataacatgactgccgctaagtctattactagcaacctatcagagaatagatcagataccttatttcaatatatggcaatttctctttatttttcaaaaacaaaaattacagGTTACCAaagtcagatggaaaaagtaaaggaaagttaggtcaagctaattgtttgtcatgatgtCTCTTTAAACCTCATGCCATATGCGAGTATTGTTGCCATGATCCCAACATCTTGATGAactataattcaattttttgtctcataaacatttactttgtttaacaaacaacctctacaaagttatcattcctattgcctttcggcacctcattaacctgaaaaactcgtaactttatgtttcctcaggcaaatatcttctttgtacaataaacaatttcttcaccacgtaaACAATCCTGCTACtttcactaatgcctcaagaatgaagtaaagttcaggtgatctaagTCATAAGGTATtatgcatatgtcatgaactatataagtaacagaaactttgaaacctacaaacactttttggaattttggaaaaagattcacgattgaatgaaggaactttcattgaTGTTGTAGAACTTGCGTAGATTTGATcatcagcatctaaaaatatgtgaaatagaaagaacgacaatatcttttggagagataaatgtacctacgttataagcaaaggacctgtgcaacaattcccgggctttttagtctgtttagttaacaccgtagtaacgttttccatatataaaaatgctcacccttccaactttaagcgcccagtgggacgagggatagaaagagaaagtcatatgcctgagtacatttcaacccatgcgcattgcacgcttttttcgcataaaaaacagtggagcgatacagggctatcatggccctcttgtttaatatatttcattcttTCATCATTGTTGCACAACTAGTCTCTCGTTTTGCACCTCTAAGTTACTAGGTGTGTATTGTTAATTAAAATGTAGGATTCCACTTAAATAGACTGTGTGTTATTGTTTCATTACTCTAAACTATGCCATGATATTTGTTCAACAGTCCAGGGCAGATTTCAAACCGACTCTAGTGAAGTCCAGTCTACCAGCTACAAGGCAAAACTCACTTGTCCGGTAAGATACTCCTTACATATGTTCGACAACATTGCCTGATTTGAGTGTACATTGTATAATGTATACATTCAAATGTATTTCCTGTCAAAGGGTTTTAATCTTTACTCATTAAGACAGAATCTTAAAGTTGGGGTATTTCAACGATACATTCTATAAAGGGTTCAGACAATGTTCAAAAGTGTGGAAGAAGTGACTTCTTCCTCAGCTGAAATTCGGGAGAAGTGAAACAACTTAAATGAGAATTGGTTTCAGTTAAGCATTTAATCAACCCTTGACTTTTTTATTCTCCTCATTACACGATTCCCATCATTATTAATCAGTATTAAATCATGTATGCTAGTTTTAGGgtaaacacatataaacaaacacacttaggttttaatgttgttttattggtgtatttaataatgtttaatacacATATTTAGCCCTTAACCCGCTTtgtatgtaatacatgtaatggtTAAACTGCTTAATTAATTTCTAAATAGAGGCTGAAATGGATGGTCGATTTCAAAAGGCTGCATTTCATTCATTATAAGCAATATGTGTGTAAAACCTATATTGGAgatgcgctctgtgaaaagggatttaatgcatgtgcataaagtttcatccctaataagcctgtgcagtccattcaggctaatcagggacgacaatttctgcctTAACTTAATAaatgctaagaaaatactttcttgaaaaacgacactttacgcacaggcgttaaacccctttttcacagagcacggcccattgaTTTTTATTTGTCATTGAAATTAGATAAAGATTGTACTTTCAAGTTTGATTTTGTACCTTTACAGGTGTAATATGAAAATTGTAACAAAACCTGTTATtgtcagtttgttttttttagctcacctgagcgatagctcgaggtgagctattgtgatcactcagcgtccggcgtccgtccgtccgtctgtaaacaatttgtaaacatcttcttctactaaaccattgagccaatttcaactaaatttcatgtggagcatccctaggtcatgggaaaaaagaatttaaaaaaaaaatttgatcgcataaccaagatggccgccatgaccatatatggtaaaaaccttaaaaaatcttcttgtcagaaaccgctcatcagattttcaaaaaatttcacagggatgacctttgagggctcccctgaaaaagttgttcaaagaaatttgattcgtcaaaaaacatggccgcaggagctcgttgaactttgcatgtttattcgtttttgcctattttgtgaaaactttcaaaaatcttccacattttttgtccgatcctttccaaatttgcacagtgtctttatatcaatgaggaaacgaaccctacaaaaaataagcattattgaattgagaaaatggtgtttatgcaattaagtacaaatttttcatccaattctttccaaacttgtaaggatttagcatggttcaaacaagggaaacaactacggtttatgcatgttcttttattacagatttgcctccctttaattcattcaagatctcattttacagcagagattccaaatctgacctgtaaatgagccccatatttactgccggtgctatgttaccttttcccatttgatcattcttaagtattggtcttgtaatgctgctactgctactgctactactactactactactactactactactactactactactactactacgactactactaatgctactactactactactactacttctactactactaccactactactactactactcttactactactagtactactactagtactactaccaccaccaccaccaccaccaccacgtctactattactacttctactactactgccactactactactacttttaccactactactactactactactactactaccactactactactactactactactactactacttctactactactactactactacttctactactactactactactactactactactactactactactacaactactattactactacttctactactactactactactattactactactactactactacaccaccaccaccaccaccaccaccattcacagtgacaaaacacgtattcacacaatggctgctactacaacttatagcccatataggggggcatgcatgttttacaaacagcccttgtttctatgggattttaaccaaaactgttcatgtttatctccgacacatatttttaggtcacctgtcatgaagtgacacggtgagcttatgtgatcgtgtgatgtccggcgtccgttgtgcgtgcctgcgtgtgtccgtgcgtccgtccgtcaacaatttgtttgtgtagacagtagaggtcacagtttgcatccaatcttgatgaaatttggtcaaaatgtttatcttgatgaaatccggtttgggattgtatttgggtcatctggggtcaaaaacaaggtcactaggtcaaataatagaacaaccttctgtagacaatagaggtcacagttttcatccaatctttatgaaatttggtcagaatgtttatcttgatgaaatctgggttgggattttatttgggtcatctggggtcaaaaactaggtcactaggtcaaatcatagaaaaaccttgtgtagacattagagatcacagttttcatccaacctttatgaaatttggtcggaattcttgatgaaatctgggtgggattgtatttgggtcatctggggtaaaaatctaggtcaaataaatagaaaaaccttgtgttgacaatagaggtcacagtttttatccaatatttatgaactgtggtcagaatgtttatcttgatgaaatctggattgggattgtatttgggtcatctagagtcaggaactaggtcactaggtcaaatcatagaaaaaaaacatgtgtagacaatagaggtcatagttttcatctgatcttaacgagtcaggtgagcgattcagggccatcatggccctcttgtttgcttGCTTGTACATTGAAAGAAATTTAGCATTGAATtttagttaaacgcaaacaaccaaacacaactcaaaatgttctgtatttatttgtaaacaatgcGGAGAATGTATATACGATAAGTATATTCATCATCATCTtaaaaatttgtttattgtctttgatccggatctaatCTGGTGCGTTGAGGCTGTAGTATCTTATGccacaacactgaaaaacacaataaacacaattggttataaatttgttaacaattagcgcttatcattACAATTTGCCTAAAGGAAGTCAACacagtcgatacagctgtactgctttcgcgttttagaacaatgtcacgtgtcagttaagtacactgtaatctacacccttttgtgtcaataccggatttatcttgattatgTAATGTcagacggagtatgtatgcgtTGATTACGTTGGACtttagtgcctcatgcctttggtaattcagtcttaatttgttcaaatatggggcataattgttcgttaggatcttgaattcgtcaataggccgactgacgaaatatacgaaaattaatgcctgacgatatataatggtttcacagaaaaccttgttaacactgtagaagtcacatttcatgcccaatcttcatgaaactttgtcaaaatgtttgtcttaatgatatgttggttgtgttcaaaagtggttctggtcagttgaaaaacatggtcaccagtgggcagggcagttttccttttttggctatactagagaaaccttgtaaacacactttaagtcacaatttttgtccaatcgtcatgaaagttgtcaaaacattggttttattgatatctcggatgagttcgaaaatggtccagatcggtgaaaaaacatggccgccagtgggcggggcatttttctctatgtataaagtgaaaacatgtgaacactctagaagtcacattttttgcccaattttcatgaaatttggtcagaacatgagttaaaaaatggttccggtcagttgaataacatggctgccagggggggggggcagttttcttatatttatatagttcaaaaagcttgtgaacactcgagaagtcacattttttgccaaatcatcatgaaacttggtgaaaagattggttttatataccggtatatatctcagatgagttcgcaaatggtcccgatcagtaaaaaaacatgaccgccagggggtgtggggcagttttccttatgtgactagagaaaaaccttgtgatcgaacactatagaagtcactttcttggcctaatcatcgtgaaacttagtcaatgcattggttttattgatttctcagacaagttggaaaatggctcagatcggtgaaacacactttagctcacctgattgctcaggtgaggttttaggattggtctttgtctgccgtccgtctgtccacatttggtttgtaaacactctagcattcacacttctcaattctgtatgaaagttgctgaaagatctcagtcaagtttgataatgagcaaaatcacataattaatgccataattattgcccttagattgtccaaattttcattatattatacaaaattcttgtaaacactctagaggttacaattttgtttcagattttatgaatcttggtcaaaatatttatttttgtaagcaaagtttgatgtttggtaagggggttaactcaaaatataggtcactaggtaaaatcttacaaaaacaaaaacactccatacgcctgAATTTGGTTCAATAATgctgaaacttgaccaggatgtttgtctggacatacctaggtcaagtttgacgtttggtaaagattaaatgaaccaactcctctcaggtgagcgaactagggccatcctGGCCCTCTTGTCTTTACATTAGCACTGGTCTGGAATGTTTTCAGAAACGCTTTATCTGAGTCTATCTAATGACTTTGagatcaaggtcaaattttgttCCACTCCATTGATTAAGGCGAAGTAAAGGAACTTGGAATTGTCTCTAAAATAACACTTTTAGATTTGATCATATAGCAGTCACTCTGTATGTGCACAAACTTCTATAGCTTTGCCATTtatagatggattttaaaataactttgcacAAACGTCAGCAATAATTATAGTGAGATAACATGTTGCATGTTACACATCTTGTTTAGGTGTCACTTAGATGTCCAAagtcaaattaaacataaacatttcagTCTTTGCTATTTCTTTGCCATTTATTGAGTGAATTTTTGAATAACTTGACACAAATTTAAGCCTTAATAAGATGAAAAGGTCAAAttacttcatggtcaaaggtcaaatttgaccataaagagtcttgattttgaaatcattaGAGTTTTGATACAATAGTGGAATGCGAAGGCATATGTGCAATATGGACATGCATCATGTTAAATCTTGTATCTGTTCAAAGATAGGACAGAGTCGCCTGGTGACACCATGTCGAGGGGACAAATGCTCCCACATCCTGTGTATGGAGGCTGAGACTCTGGTCAGAATGAACGAGGGCAAATCTGTTAAGAAGTGTTTCATCTGTCAGAAGCCATACTCAAATATTGTTGTGGACAAGTAGGTATATTTAATGCTACTCGGATATTGTTATAGGCAGGTATTCAGCTTGGACTTATCCTTGCAATATAATTTTTACCATACTCTAATTTGttagaaatatgttaaaaatgtattttcttctGCACTTTTGTAGCCTAGAAATTTAAATGTACTTTAACCAATGACTCTTGGTGCAAAGTATTGAAGTTTCATTTAAAGGTACTTAAACAATGGTTGCTGAAGAATACATGTAATCATTATTCCTCAGTCATACAATTATGATATTATTAAACTATGTTTATTGAcaggtataaaagaaaaaaaacttcgTTCTAAATATCAAACGAGCCAGAAATTCTATAATACAATTCACTTTCTCCATGTTCAGGCTGTTTCTGCTCATACTCAAGAAGGTACCACCATGTGTCACAGAGGTTGAGTTTCAGCCAGATGGCAGCTGGAGTTACAGCAACAACGAAACAACAATTTCATCATTAACACTTGGTATGTGTCTATATTTCTTATAATGCCAATACTTGATCAATATTTTGTCTACCGGTACTCCAATTGCtattaatataaagaaatgaaactccagctgctggagcagtattgaattcaatattaaaaacaattagttggtcctttatttaaggcaagtgaccggttgcccaaacagtacaaaacagcacaatacagcacaatacaaaccaacataaacacaaaatatgaataaagctggggtcaccgccttggaacggtcaatgcaaagcattgggggtttaaaccggttatagagcgctcaacctcacacttggcccagcaatattcataatacatttaagtgtaagtTAAATTTAACGTAGCCCTAAAATAACTGAATATGGCCATGTGAATCCTCCTCAACGGGAGGCATTCATTTTAAACCTATCTATCTttgcttgattgcatagaaagcctaaggtttatttgaaacgctctaaAGTCCATTTCCTGAGACTTAAACCGGTAATTGGTGTCTATGTGGGAAATCTAAAGAACCCTCCCACAGTGTGGATCCAACCTGTTACCTCCCGATAGCTAggcggaaacaattttcactacaccactgcgacctgcACTTGCCCATACATCTGCTCACCTTTCATGGTTGATTGTGAAAGCATGTTCATAATGGCTTTACAAAAATTAGATTGGTCCATGTACGTttgaaaactgttgattttttttttcagatgaaGAAGGCATCCACTCTGGTATACCAGAAGTGGATATGAGTTTACACATAGAAAATAACAACAGCTGTATGGAAATCCAAAATTGTGATGAAATATTACCAGAAAGTATACCTGACCTCAATGGCACCCATATAAGGGTAAATACAGAAGAACATAAATCAATCACTGTGGGTCCAACAAACCCATTTGATAGTAGACACAGACATGCATCCACAGATGAAGAAGGCATCCACTCTGGTATACCAGAAGTGGATATGAGTTTAAACATAGAAAATAACAACAGCTGTATGGAAATCCAAAATTGTGATGAAATATTACCAGAAAGTATACCTGACCTCAATGGCACCCATACAAGGGTAAATACAGAAGAACATAAATCAATCACTGTGGGTCCAACAAACCCATTTGATAGTAGACACAGACGTGATTCCACAGATGCTGTATTTTCACAAGAATGTTCTGGAGAAACACAAGAAATATATTGTGTCAACCCTTCTGATGAACTGCCTAAAGAGAAAGagcacattgacacattaaacaCCCCTCAGTGTCGTTCTAAACCTACAAAACGTATCAcacaatttgaaaaacaaaagagTTCTAAACTTGCAAGATGTAGCTCAAGAGTATCGGGACAGAAGGGTGCGGAGTCGAAGGAAAGAGATATTCAGAAAAGTTTGAATACAACAATACCCAACAAGTTAAATAACGGTTCTAATTTAGAGAAAAATAGACTAAATTGTATGTCGCAAGGCTTAATGCAATCCACTGTTATTCTAGGTTCAATTTCAGATAAGCTTCAGGAAACTGTATCAAAGAGTGAAATAGGATCAATCCACTCTAAGGATCAGATTGACATTCTTGTTAATGATTCACAAAAAGAATTGAATGCTATGGATTCTCATGTGGAGGAaggtaaatttgtaaaaaatatggaTATTGTGTTTTGTGAATGGGCTGGAAACAAAGAGACCTACACAGAAATGGAAGATGATAAATCTGTTTTGCATTCAATAATAGTTGACACTCAACTTGAGTGTCGTGAACATGGCGCCACAAATAAAAGTGTAACAAATAAACCAAAGCAGACACATAGTCAACAGTCTATCAATGTTGGTAAATGTAGTCACACACACTTGTCGCTCTTGGACAACCTCATttcgaatacatttacttgttCAATCTGCAAGGAAGAATTTGGTCTAACAAAGGTTTATGAAAATTTGGACGAGCGCTTATGCATCGATTGTGCACGAAAGGAGGGTGTTTTATCGCTTTCTTTGTATAACATAATAAATACTTATGAAGGgaaataatatcgtcaagaaggttaactGGACACTTACATTTTTATATAGGCAAagtgctttcttaaataaaagtcttagaagttctaattctttaatacaatgcCATTTAGGTTATGcatcctcttcgtggtattgtgggCTCACGAAACAGCTCAAAACCAAGctacaaatagtccaaaataaaattgttcgttttattaacaattcccataGTAGAACATCACTTGGTGtatcgaattttgaaggtcttggtttattgaacattgAGCAAAGATACAAGCAACTTCGACTTAACCATatccataagattttctacaataaaaGCCCtagctatatgaaagacaattttgtctaatgtacagatgtccatcaaTATGGGAATAGATCAAGATTaaatttttatgtacctcaagttgatggctttactagttcttcattttactacaatggtattaagGATTGGAATTCAGTACctgataatataaagtccatcaaatcgaaatttacttttaagcaacttgttaagaaacatctattaaatgaaatgaaggaagacgagaattccatgtatttttacttttagatttgttttattttatgaaattgctTATTTTAATGCTAATTTGTATGAGTctgtgtattatcatgtcaatcGTTTGAAAGTCTCGCTTTTTTAATATGTAAGATCATGTCGTTTTTGTATTAAGAACTGaaacaaactatatatttatGGTCACTTATAAGACCTGTTTGACaaaatccagggaccccgttaGAAATAAGCttattcatgtttacatgtctatgCTTTACGGGTTATACTGTGTATGCATCATCGTTATTTTAGTTAGATCTGTGATTAAATGCACCATTGACATTTGAAATTAGAATGTTAGCTATATCGTATTATTTGTATCTGTACTTAACATGTTACGATATTGTAATGCATTGATTATATTGAACTGTAAAATGCttgacatgtatacacaaataaaactaacTAACTAAGTGGTTTAAATGTTTCTGGTGAATCGTTTGCTTGTGtatatgttttgataagcatgtggcTTTAAAATTCTTTGTTAAATGCTTCCAATGTTTGAATGTAGCCTTATTCTAGATACATACTTGTAGATTACTTGGTCACGATGATTGCGGAGGGCATAACGTGTAAACCTAGTCCGCccttgtgcgtgtgtgtgtttgtttcacTACTTATACGTGGACCCGCTATTGACTTTTGACCAACAATTTGAGGACATTTTTGAAAGAGAGGCCTTACACCCGGGTCCTAACATTATTTTAGCATATTATCAATCTAGATGAGGACCTTCGTCAACTGTATGAATAGTTCGATGTCCTCACTTTGTATGGAATTAAAGTCTTGTAGACTTGTATACGCAAATCCGCAAACCACGTGCTGTGAAAAGGTGTATACATTGCTCCACCGCCTGTTAGCATTGCTGCAATAAAAACGTTTGTAAATTATTAAGAAATCCTGCAGATGTTCACCCTTTTTGAGCTAACATTCGAAGTAACATACATTTGTATTCAGAGTTCTAAGCGCCAAATTAGATTGTGTACAGcgatttaattatttatcaacaataaaataGATTAATACTGGCATTCGGCTTTGAGATCAACATATCTAAAGGTATTTAACAgtacatgtgtattttatattaagaTAGAACACGTTGATCATTGTTGCAAAGAATTTAtgtataacaattattataacGGTTTCTCGAATATTTAATCTCGAGCCACTCTGCCTTCGATTTTTTAGGCAAATTAAGATTTCTACGAGGCGATTCTGTTTTCGtctgtaaaacaatgtttttacgGCTCTTTTCAAAAACCCGATGGGAAAACAAACAGTTTTTCAAGCGGCGAGTAAGGGCTTgaccaaaacaaataaaatatttcaaatattgcgATAGtactttataaaataaagtaCAGAAGCCAATATAACGGCCATAAGAAAATTAGTTTCCACTATTTTAGGGAAAACATTAAAAGGTcgcatttaaatgttttgtgtgtgtgtgatttCTTAATAATCTTTGATTTCGTGTTTTACAGGAATCCAGTCATATAAAATTCCATGAGATGTAAGGAGAGTTAGAAAGTGGATGATGAACAGATCGAAGGAATGGTGGACAGACTGATAACTCGGATGGAACTTGCTACGTTATAGATGGaggccgcccgcccgcc of Dreissena polymorpha isolate Duluth1 chromosome 15, UMN_Dpol_1.0, whole genome shotgun sequence contains these proteins:
- the LOC127860141 gene encoding uncharacterized protein LOC127860141 isoform X1, encoding MPRTKRKSWRTLRQEAKQRRRNAKLHTTPDHRNLHTETTQAQSSHLSYVVIRVYENNDTQNKQMGKDYRCICCNKRAKPKDRSPLTDTVKNYLRKVLPAVVPTDSDVICFHCRVKSYKNAPKPRQCSDNISNDPDYQPQPSTSRQPLSPFSKPIPDHRRKWDTEEYEKIVAARLVEEEKKALEKELSKLDPPVRREMPREYKTMNPPNFLSLQCVNKELLLSWQPPLNEKGGPQDVSSYIVFASPLFVSHRDTIIWQKLYEVQGTHNYVTVPKNYWNTTWAHVIGVVAVNGLHQSAMAKVILPFHGDDRLRKNEDTFQCHVPVKKNLRLEEVTGHCMVEEDYYNTLSYIFCAIPIDVTMMQSGTIPLCKMKISISPALSKMIETSTDSNGIRNVELHLRFCEYDLPLGHCKDRIPDCLVFVGSQRVHIQENYKESSVHRPVDITKACALAKYDTTLSVELSPQETKKHCLFITVVKRLEMRTILQRLLKNMPSILEAKQYIQGRFQTDSSEVQSTSYKAKLTCPIGQSRLVTPCRGDKCSHILCMEAETLVRMNEGKSVKKCFICQKPYSNIVVDKLFLLILKKVPPCVTEVEFQPDGSWSYSNNETTISSLTLDEEGIHSGIPEVDMSLHIENNNSCMEIQNCDEILPESIPDLNGTHIRVNTEEHKSITVGPTNPFDSRHRHASTDEEGIHSGIPEVDMSLNIENNNSCMEIQNCDEILPESIPDLNGTHTRVNTEEHKSITVGPTNPFDSRHRRDSTDAVFSQECSGETQEIYCVNPSDELPKEKEHIDTLNTPQCRSKPTKRITQFEKQKSSKLARCSSRVSGQKGAESKERDIQKSLNTTIPNKLNNGSNLEKNRLNCMSQGLMQSTVILGSISDKLQETVSKSEIGSIHSKDQIDILVNDSQKELNAMDSHVEEGKFVKNMDIVFCEWAGNKETYTEMEDDKSVLHSIIVDTQLECREHGATNKSVTNKPKQTHSQQSINVGKCSHTHLSLLDNLISNTFTCSICKEEFGLTKVYENLDERLCIDCARKEGVLSLSLYNIINTYEGK
- the LOC127860141 gene encoding uncharacterized protein LOC127860141 isoform X2, which translates into the protein MDRRKRERERERKRTARQLLQAKLHTTPDHRNLHTETTQAQSSHLSYVVIRVYENNDTQNKQMGKDYRCICCNKRAKPKDRSPLTDTVKNYLRKVLPAVVPTDSDVICFHCRVKSYKNAPKPRQCSDNISNDPDYQPQPSTSRQPLSPFSKPIPDHRRKWDTEEYEKIVAARLVEEEKKALEKELSKLDPPVRREMPREYKTMNPPNFLSLQCVNKELLLSWQPPLNEKGGPQDVSSYIVFASPLFVSHRDTIIWQKLYEVQGTHNYVTVPKNYWNTTWAHVIGVVAVNGLHQSAMAKVILPFHGDDRLRKNEDTFQCHVPVKKNLRLEEVTGHCMVEEDYYNTLSYIFCAIPIDVTMMQSGTIPLCKMKISISPALSKMIETSTDSNGIRNVELHLRFCEYDLPLGHCKDRIPDCLVFVGSQRVHIQENYKESSVHRPVDITKACALAKYDTTLSVELSPQETKKHCLFITVVKRLEMRTILQRLLKNMPSILEAKQYIQGRFQTDSSEVQSTSYKAKLTCPIGQSRLVTPCRGDKCSHILCMEAETLVRMNEGKSVKKCFICQKPYSNIVVDKLFLLILKKVPPCVTEVEFQPDGSWSYSNNETTISSLTLDEEGIHSGIPEVDMSLHIENNNSCMEIQNCDEILPESIPDLNGTHIRVNTEEHKSITVGPTNPFDSRHRHASTDEEGIHSGIPEVDMSLNIENNNSCMEIQNCDEILPESIPDLNGTHTRVNTEEHKSITVGPTNPFDSRHRRDSTDAVFSQECSGETQEIYCVNPSDELPKEKEHIDTLNTPQCRSKPTKRITQFEKQKSSKLARCSSRVSGQKGAESKERDIQKSLNTTIPNKLNNGSNLEKNRLNCMSQGLMQSTVILGSISDKLQETVSKSEIGSIHSKDQIDILVNDSQKELNAMDSHVEEGKFVKNMDIVFCEWAGNKETYTEMEDDKSVLHSIIVDTQLECREHGATNKSVTNKPKQTHSQQSINVGKCSHTHLSLLDNLISNTFTCSICKEEFGLTKVYENLDERLCIDCARKEGVLSLSLYNIINTYEGK
- the LOC127860141 gene encoding uncharacterized protein LOC127860141 isoform X4, whose protein sequence is MDRRKRERERERKRTARQLLQKPIPDHRRKWDTEEYEKIVAARLVEEEKKALEKELSKLDPPVRREMPREYKTMNPPNFLSLQCVNKELLLSWQPPLNEKGGPQDVSSYIVFASPLFVSHRDTIIWQKLYEVQGTHNYVTVPKNYWNTTWAHVIGVVAVNGLHQSAMAKVILPFHGDDRLRKNEDTFQCHVPVKKNLRLEEVTGHCMVEEDYYNTLSYIFCAIPIDVTMMQSGTIPLCKMKISISPALSKMIETSTDSNGIRNVELHLRFCEYDLPLGHCKDRIPDCLVFVGSQRVHIQENYKESSVHRPVDITKACALAKYDTTLSVELSPQETKKHCLFITVVKRLEMRTILQRLLKNMPSILEAKQYIQGRFQTDSSEVQSTSYKAKLTCPIGQSRLVTPCRGDKCSHILCMEAETLVRMNEGKSVKKCFICQKPYSNIVVDKLFLLILKKVPPCVTEVEFQPDGSWSYSNNETTISSLTLDEEGIHSGIPEVDMSLHIENNNSCMEIQNCDEILPESIPDLNGTHIRVNTEEHKSITVGPTNPFDSRHRHASTDEEGIHSGIPEVDMSLNIENNNSCMEIQNCDEILPESIPDLNGTHTRVNTEEHKSITVGPTNPFDSRHRRDSTDAVFSQECSGETQEIYCVNPSDELPKEKEHIDTLNTPQCRSKPTKRITQFEKQKSSKLARCSSRVSGQKGAESKERDIQKSLNTTIPNKLNNGSNLEKNRLNCMSQGLMQSTVILGSISDKLQETVSKSEIGSIHSKDQIDILVNDSQKELNAMDSHVEEGKFVKNMDIVFCEWAGNKETYTEMEDDKSVLHSIIVDTQLECREHGATNKSVTNKPKQTHSQQSINVGKCSHTHLSLLDNLISNTFTCSICKEEFGLTKVYENLDERLCIDCARKEGVLSLSLYNIINTYEGK